In Acetomicrobium sp. S15 = DSM 107314, the sequence TCTTACCTCCAACAGCCATTCATCGAGAGAAAGTGCAGTTTGATCCTTCGTAGATTTCACGATGCGCGCTGATGCGTCGCACCACCAGGACAGACCACGCTGGCGAGCCAGATCCAGGGCGACAGATGCATCGTTGTGCCAGCTCATCTCCACCCCTATATCCAGGCTAACGAGGTGTCTGGCCAGCGCCACTGTATCGGATGGCGATGAAAGACCGCACCATAAAAGCAGTTTAGGAACCGCGTCGGAATCGGACCTGCTCAAGGCCGAAGCCAGCCTCTCAAGGTTGAGCGCAAAGCCCACAGCCTGTCCCAAAACGCCATATTGAGCCAAGAGCCTGTCGTATCGCCCGCCTCCTCCTACGGGCACGCCTACGCCCTCCAGGAAAATGTCGAAGACGGGGCCGCTGTAGTAACCGAGTTCGCGCACGAGCCCCAAGTCGAAGAAGGATATCGAACCATATCCCAGCTCTTCGAGCGAATCGGCGATGCTCTTAAGAGATGCCAGTGGCTCGAATGAACCGAAAAGGACGCTCGCCTCATCGATGACGTTCTTCGCTCCCTTAAGGTTCGGGAGTGCCTGGAGGAGCTTGCGCCTATCGCCGTCAATGGCCTCCTTTTTTAGCGTCGCGTAATAGGCGGAGTAATTGCCATCCTGAAGGCACGATAAAAGCTCTTCTGAGATCGGCGTCGGGACTCCTTCGAGCGCGGTGGCGATCACATTCGCATCTCCGAGGACCAAGCGATACCCCCTTAAGCCCAACTTCTCCAAGAACTCGAGTAGAAGCGAGATGATCTCCACATCTGCCCCTCTTCCCTCCCAACCTATGAGTTCTGCCCCTAATTGATATCCCTCTATGTCATAGCTGGGCGAGGAAGGAATTCTAAATAGGCGGTCGACATAGGATATCCTCAGCGGACGCTCGTGGGGCGGGTGGTGAGCCGCGCAATAGGCTACGACACCGAGCGTGATGTCAGTTCGCAAGCAACATGGTTCTCCGTGAGGGGAACTTAAGGGTATAATTCTTCGCTTTAAGTACGGCGAAAGCTTGTCCAGCGCTGTCTCTAAGAGCTGTAACCCCGATGGCCAGAACGGACAGTAGCCGTAGGAGGCGAAAGCGGAAAGGAACGAGGCTCGGCACCGTTCCATAGCCTCGGCCAGCCCAGCTCCGATGTTTTTGCACCCTTTGGGTATCCGGTTCATCTTCATTTCTCCTCAAATCCACCTTTCATTGCTTTCGAGCGAAGAAATCTCACCCGGCGAATGCTCAGCAAGAAGCCGCCGCTCCGGCGTGGTTCGCTCCCTTTTTTCTTGTATTTCTCCGGCATGCTCGGGTTTTTTAATTTCCCACAGTCCATAGGGCTTTGTATTTGCCGACATTAATACATTCTATTAACTAAATAGTATGATATGAAAACAG encodes:
- a CDS encoding ATP phosphoribosyltransferase regulatory subunit — encoded protein: MKMNRIPKGCKNIGAGLAEAMERCRASFLSAFASYGYCPFWPSGLQLLETALDKLSPYLKRRIIPLSSPHGEPCCLRTDITLGVVAYCAAHHPPHERPLRISYVDRLFRIPSSPSYDIEGYQLGAELIGWEGRGADVEIISLLLEFLEKLGLRGYRLVLGDANVIATALEGVPTPISEELLSCLQDGNYSAYYATLKKEAIDGDRRKLLQALPNLKGAKNVIDEASVLFGSFEPLASLKSIADSLEELGYGSISFFDLGLVRELGYYSGPVFDIFLEGVGVPVGGGGRYDRLLAQYGVLGQAVGFALNLERLASALSRSDSDAVPKLLLWCGLSSPSDTVALARHLVSLDIGVEMSWHNDASVALDLARQRGLSWWCDASARIVKSTKDQTALSLDEWLLEVRR